From a single Lewinella sp. LCG006 genomic region:
- a CDS encoding transketolase family protein, whose amino-acid sequence MLDNIVSTGKKATRDGFGAGIDAISGDNEQLVVLTADLAGSLKIENFIADHPERYFQVGIAEANMMCIAAGLANGGKIPYTTTFANFSTGRVYDQIRQSIAYSHKNVKICASHAGLTLGEDGATHQILEDIGMMRMLPGMTVINPCDYHQTKAATMAIADHHGPVYLRFGRPSWPMFTENMPFEIGKALHMAEGSDISIFATGHMVWQAVEAAKELAKEGISVDLINIHTIKPLDEEAILASVKKTGCAVSCEEHNRMGGLGDAIAQVLTSKHPVPQEFVAVNDSFGESGTPAELLDKYGLSVADVVKAAKRALARK is encoded by the coding sequence ATGCTCGATAATATAGTAAGCACCGGTAAAAAAGCAACCCGAGATGGGTTTGGTGCCGGTATTGATGCCATTTCTGGCGACAACGAACAACTCGTCGTCCTGACTGCGGACTTGGCGGGATCTTTAAAAATTGAAAACTTCATCGCTGATCACCCCGAGCGGTATTTCCAGGTAGGTATTGCAGAGGCTAATATGATGTGTATTGCCGCTGGTTTGGCCAACGGTGGTAAGATTCCTTACACCACCACTTTTGCCAACTTCTCAACGGGTCGGGTTTACGATCAGATTCGTCAGTCGATAGCTTACAGCCACAAGAATGTCAAGATTTGTGCTAGCCATGCGGGTCTTACTTTGGGGGAAGATGGTGCTACCCATCAGATACTGGAAGACATTGGGATGATGCGTATGCTGCCCGGAATGACGGTGATCAATCCTTGTGACTACCACCAGACCAAAGCAGCAACGATGGCTATTGCGGATCATCACGGCCCCGTGTACCTGCGTTTTGGTCGCCCTAGTTGGCCGATGTTTACCGAAAATATGCCTTTTGAAATTGGCAAAGCCTTGCACATGGCCGAAGGTTCGGACATCTCCATCTTCGCTACAGGGCACATGGTTTGGCAGGCCGTTGAAGCGGCTAAGGAACTGGCCAAAGAAGGTATCAGCGTTGACTTAATCAACATCCATACCATCAAACCACTGGATGAAGAAGCCATCTTAGCATCAGTCAAAAAAACAGGCTGTGCCGTCAGTTGTGAAGAACACAACCGCATGGGTGGCCTCGGTGACGCTATTGCTCAGGTACTGACGAGCAAGCACCCTGTTCCGCAGGAATTCGTGGCCGTCAATGATTCCTTCGGCGAAAGCGGTACGCCAGCCGAATTGCTAGACAAATATGGTCTCAGTGTAGCCGATGTGGTGAAGGCGGCCAAGCGTGCACTTGCGCGGAAATAA
- a CDS encoding transketolase, producing MANIAELKSIASQVRRDIVRQVADAQSGHPGGSLGCADLLVALYFEVMKHNNNFNMSGDQEDMFYLSNGHISPVWYSVLARSGYFPVKELATFRKLNTRLQGHPTTHEGLPGVRTASGSLGQGLSVAIGAALAKKLNKDPQLVFCLMGDGEQEEGQVWEAVMFAPHNKVDNLIAIVDRNNQQIDGSLDEVLDMGDLGEKYAAFGWEVLRMDGNNMEEVVATLNKAKALAGKGKPIFIDMKTEMGKGVDYMEGTHKWHGKAPDAELTAKAMAQLEETLGDY from the coding sequence ATGGCAAACATTGCAGAATTAAAGTCGATTGCATCACAAGTGCGACGCGACATTGTCCGGCAGGTAGCTGATGCCCAATCCGGGCATCCAGGAGGATCCCTTGGCTGTGCCGACCTCCTTGTGGCCCTCTATTTTGAAGTAATGAAACACAACAACAACTTCAACATGAGTGGCGACCAAGAAGATATGTTCTATCTTTCTAATGGCCACATCTCTCCGGTTTGGTACAGCGTACTGGCCCGCAGTGGCTACTTCCCCGTAAAAGAACTGGCTACTTTTCGTAAACTGAATACGCGCCTCCAGGGGCACCCTACTACACACGAGGGCTTGCCAGGTGTACGTACGGCTTCAGGTTCGTTAGGACAAGGCCTCAGTGTAGCCATCGGGGCCGCACTTGCTAAAAAACTCAACAAGGACCCTCAGCTTGTTTTCTGCCTGATGGGCGACGGTGAGCAGGAGGAAGGGCAGGTTTGGGAAGCAGTAATGTTTGCACCACACAATAAAGTAGACAACCTCATTGCCATTGTGGACCGCAACAACCAGCAAATCGACGGTAGCCTCGACGAGGTACTTGACATGGGGGATCTGGGAGAAAAATACGCTGCCTTCGGCTGGGAAGTACTCCGCATGGACGGCAACAACATGGAAGAGGTAGTAGCCACCCTTAACAAAGCCAAAGCACTTGCCGGTAAAGGCAAACCTATCTTTATCGACATGAAAACCGAAATGGGTAAGGGCGTTGATTATATGGAAGGTACCCACAAGTGGCACGGAAAAGCACCGGATGCCGAACTGACCGCCAAAGCCATGGCCCAGTTGGAAGAAACCTTAGGGGACTATTAA